In one Juglans regia cultivar Chandler chromosome 11, Walnut 2.0, whole genome shotgun sequence genomic region, the following are encoded:
- the LOC108990644 gene encoding protein SKIP34 gives MCYGQQRPFSRDSLTQSPPAGPPNPDNVVVVDTLRGRLAETEARLARARAREAELSRRLEEMKRFVSVMEILETYLKRRFREQQQHVARLFAPPPHK, from the coding sequence ATGTGTTACGGTCAGCAGCGACCCTTCTCCAGGGACAGCCTAACCCAGTCTCCACCCGCCGGGCCGCCAAACCCCGACAACGTCGTGGTGGTGGACACACTGCGGGGCCGGCTGGCCGAGACCGAGGCTCGGCTCGCCCGTGCCAGGGCTCGCGAAGCCGAGCTCAGCCGCCGCCTCGAGGAGATGAAGCGCTTTGTCTCCGTCATGGAGATCCTCGAGACCTACCTCAAACGGCGCTTCCGCGAGCAACAACAACACGTCGCCCGCCTCTTCGCCCCTCCGCCCCATAAATAG